A single Crateriforma conspicua DNA region contains:
- a CDS encoding PEP-CTERM sorting domain-containing protein (PEP-CTERM proteins occur, often in large numbers, in the proteomes of bacteria that also encode an exosortase, a predicted intramembrane cysteine proteinase. The presence of a PEP-CTERM domain at a protein's C-terminus predicts cleavage within the sorting domain, followed by covalent anchoring to some some component of the (usually Gram-negative) cell surface. Many PEP-CTERM proteins exhibit an unusual sequence composition that includes large numbers of potential glycosylation sites. Expression of one such protein has been shown restore the ability of a bacterium to form floc, a type of biofilm.) yields the protein MRIQTLLRAALGLLVVSLMFCHTAGAVPTRFLDEGAFNTEVSGSTVSVVDFDSVLADETISDGEIFDGLQFTYQMGLAADELRVVYGPTSQFGYDPVTAPGYLGNDTEELIGEGVSFTISRPGGFSAFSLQFLSPEMLLFPNDVQVRANGETFDFTDGAFSNEQVNPTGSGTGFKYFFGVTDSDTVFDSIEILTPDAPGASGYFGIDSIRYVSASAVPEPGSIALLGGLASVGAWRARRRRRRS from the coding sequence ATGCGAATTCAAACCTTGCTGCGCGCTGCCCTAGGCCTGCTTGTTGTATCGCTGATGTTTTGCCACACAGCAGGCGCTGTACCCACCCGTTTTTTGGATGAAGGTGCGTTCAATACTGAAGTATCTGGATCCACCGTCAGTGTCGTTGATTTTGATTCCGTGCTGGCCGACGAAACGATCAGCGATGGTGAAATATTCGACGGCCTTCAGTTCACCTATCAGATGGGGCTCGCAGCCGATGAACTGCGTGTTGTCTACGGCCCCACCAGCCAGTTTGGATACGACCCGGTAACTGCACCTGGCTACCTGGGTAACGATACCGAAGAATTGATCGGCGAAGGAGTCAGCTTCACCATATCGCGTCCAGGCGGTTTTTCGGCATTCAGCCTACAATTCCTTTCACCGGAGATGCTTTTGTTCCCGAACGACGTGCAAGTCCGTGCGAATGGCGAAACTTTTGATTTCACCGATGGTGCATTTTCAAACGAACAGGTGAATCCAACAGGATCGGGAACTGGATTTAAGTATTTTTTCGGAGTGACAGACTCCGATACGGTATTCGACTCGATTGAAATCCTGACGCCCGATGCACCTGGTGCCTCCGGATACTTTGGAATTGATTCCATTCGCTACGTTTCAGCCAGTGCGGTTCCAGAACCCGGGTCGATCGCACTGTTGGGTGGATTGGCAAGCGTCGGTGCATGGCGAGCACGCCGGCGTCGTCGTCGATCCTAA
- a CDS encoding tetratricopeptide repeat protein, with translation MNDVRGDHGDDVPVAASHRHQVGTLEAASRWIPRWFLWVIVALACGGCSWLRPENSFDVVSADASPVTNAKAHAAFKSGVKHYRHGKLDLAERDFIHAVELDPTHGRAHNNLGLVYFEKHRLAKAASAFDTAVMLRPEDPTPLNNLGMALEAGGRAGEAVEFYAAAAQLSPDEPKYLGNLVRSKVRMGDRGELVHAQLQQLAMIEYRPDWLRWVHDQLALDFNPLLDRGNPNDSDGWKSLSASKEGPRDEQDDGSVVLTPQEVEWLPAEVLSEPVVVEPPTAPLSAPAVP, from the coding sequence GTGAATGACGTCCGTGGCGATCATGGTGACGACGTCCCGGTGGCGGCGAGTCATCGACATCAAGTCGGCACGCTTGAGGCAGCATCTCGTTGGATTCCCCGGTGGTTTCTGTGGGTGATCGTGGCGCTGGCCTGTGGCGGATGTAGTTGGCTGAGACCAGAAAACTCGTTTGATGTCGTGTCGGCCGACGCGTCACCGGTAACCAATGCCAAGGCACATGCAGCGTTCAAATCGGGCGTGAAACACTACCGCCATGGCAAATTGGATTTGGCCGAGCGGGACTTCATCCATGCGGTGGAATTGGACCCGACCCACGGCAGGGCGCACAACAATTTGGGGCTGGTCTACTTTGAAAAACACCGATTGGCCAAGGCTGCGTCCGCTTTTGACACGGCGGTGATGTTGCGTCCGGAAGATCCCACCCCGCTGAACAACCTGGGCATGGCGTTGGAGGCCGGCGGACGCGCAGGGGAAGCCGTCGAGTTCTACGCGGCAGCGGCCCAGTTGTCGCCGGACGAGCCGAAGTACCTGGGCAATCTGGTCCGCAGCAAGGTTCGGATGGGTGACCGCGGTGAACTGGTTCACGCCCAACTGCAACAACTGGCCATGATCGAATACCGCCCCGATTGGCTTCGGTGGGTCCATGATCAACTGGCCTTGGACTTCAATCCGTTGCTGGATCGCGGAAACCCAAACGATTCCGATGGCTGGAAATCGTTGTCGGCTTCGAAAGAGGGCCCGCGCGATGAGCAGGACGATGGATCGGTCGTGTTGACACCTCAAGAGGTCGAATGGTTGCCAGCGGAGGTTCTGTCGGAACCGGTGGTCGTCGAGCCGCCCACAGCACCGCTGTCCGCCCCCGCCGTTCCGTAG
- a CDS encoding ubiquitin family protein: MSQTKEPAHNVQTFFWVMVCGLTSIAIVLGVARYRSTKAQLTQLRSDAADVSKWASDIRAAARRPKVAALQAESPSHLAVRIEAALEQSSTAPTQLMSVEPQAPSRVPRSDYTTRTTLIELRGVTLRQLAVFARALPDPEQGMAVPQLNLTPATANQRNQEVWDAQLTLTQLIFSPISDS; the protein is encoded by the coding sequence ATGAGTCAGACAAAGGAACCCGCGCACAACGTCCAGACGTTTTTTTGGGTCATGGTCTGTGGACTGACATCCATTGCGATCGTCTTGGGCGTTGCCCGGTACCGAAGCACCAAGGCGCAACTGACGCAGTTACGAAGTGATGCAGCCGACGTTTCCAAATGGGCGAGCGACATTCGAGCTGCCGCGCGGCGTCCCAAGGTTGCGGCGTTGCAAGCGGAATCTCCCAGCCATCTGGCCGTGCGAATTGAAGCCGCGCTGGAACAGTCATCCACGGCTCCAACCCAACTGATGTCCGTCGAACCGCAGGCTCCCAGTCGTGTGCCGCGATCGGACTACACGACTCGAACCACGCTGATTGAACTGCGTGGTGTGACGTTGCGGCAGCTGGCCGTCTTCGCGCGGGCTTTGCCCGATCCGGAGCAGGGAATGGCGGTACCCCAGCTGAACCTGACCCCCGCGACCGCAAACCAGAGAAACCAGGAGGTCTGGGACGCCCAGCTGACCTTGACCCAATTGATCTTTTCTCCCATAAGCGACTCGTGA
- the gspL gene encoding type II secretion system protein GspL, with protein MMLVRFLDQAVEVVTQEGSTRWCAAEGNEFATAIHDAPWPDELRNQDGQTIRQWIAQRTEGRSESAAVTIGSMDCYLLSADMLATDAGSSYEQLKFACEDVLPIDAEQIEVAQSTTATHRTLVAIDTSRAEPLVDLLEQNGIPVMTVTPDSMLVLQQIIACRPVPKSCHLIMPSPSFSGGLTGELFTLKSGRPVQWRLLPSGDHPWIESLPDTLADDDSALPVVQLHAPEGTASLPAIPGATQLQFDVSGVLNDAMLQIRSHRPWFDLRRGVLARHDRLRNVRFPLRCFALSTLIALALIAASVWFKTSQLQQQSDVAYQAMRQEFKRTFPGQRVPEAIVKRMRSEQRRALGQRADVSQVEIPTSAMPILLRLLESMPDGVSFAIESLRIRESEFVADLRLDDYADATAIADAWVSEGFRIQPPSSARITRQQVRTRFEGNFAP; from the coding sequence ATGATGCTTGTTCGATTCCTGGACCAGGCCGTTGAAGTGGTCACCCAAGAGGGTTCAACTCGTTGGTGCGCCGCGGAAGGAAACGAATTCGCGACAGCAATCCACGATGCGCCGTGGCCGGATGAATTGCGGAATCAAGACGGCCAAACGATTCGCCAATGGATTGCCCAGCGGACCGAGGGTCGATCTGAATCTGCTGCGGTGACGATCGGATCCATGGACTGTTACTTACTGTCGGCTGACATGCTAGCCACCGACGCAGGTTCATCCTATGAACAGCTGAAGTTTGCTTGTGAAGACGTCTTGCCGATCGACGCCGAACAGATCGAAGTCGCGCAAAGCACAACCGCAACACATCGAACGCTGGTCGCGATCGATACGTCACGGGCGGAACCGTTGGTGGATCTGTTGGAACAAAACGGAATCCCTGTCATGACCGTCACCCCCGATTCGATGCTGGTGTTGCAGCAGATCATCGCGTGTCGCCCCGTTCCCAAGTCGTGTCATCTGATCATGCCGTCGCCGTCATTTTCCGGCGGTCTGACAGGGGAATTGTTTACACTGAAATCAGGACGCCCGGTCCAGTGGCGACTACTGCCGTCCGGCGACCACCCATGGATTGAATCGCTCCCTGACACTCTAGCGGACGATGATTCTGCATTGCCCGTGGTCCAACTCCATGCACCGGAGGGTACAGCATCATTGCCGGCTATTCCCGGTGCGACTCAGTTGCAATTTGATGTATCGGGAGTCTTGAATGATGCGATGCTTCAAATACGGTCGCATCGCCCTTGGTTTGATTTACGCAGGGGAGTCCTGGCCCGACACGATCGGCTGCGCAATGTTCGTTTTCCATTGCGTTGTTTTGCTTTGTCGACACTCATTGCCTTGGCGTTGATCGCCGCCTCGGTTTGGTTCAAGACTTCGCAGCTTCAACAGCAATCGGACGTCGCCTATCAAGCGATGCGACAGGAGTTCAAGCGGACCTTTCCCGGGCAAAGAGTTCCAGAGGCCATTGTCAAGCGAATGCGTAGCGAACAGCGTCGTGCTCTCGGCCAGAGGGCAGACGTGTCGCAGGTGGAAATTCCGACAAGCGCCATGCCAATCCTTTTGCGTCTGTTGGAATCGATGCCCGATGGTGTTTCCTTTGCCATTGAATCGCTCCGCATCCGTGAATCTGAATTCGTCGCCGACTTGCGATTGGACGACTATGCCGATGCCACCGCGATTGCCGACGCTTGGGTGAGCGAGGGTTTTCGAATCCAGCCACCATCCAGCGCACGGATCACGCGGCAACAAGTCCGGACTCGGTTCGAAGGAAACTTTGCGCCATGA
- a CDS encoding pilus assembly FimT family protein: MNQSNVRPRRPTLAMGKVHPGFTLMELIVAVVLSVIASACVLVAGRQIITASNDIRDDLRTSINPRLIGDQMRRDFIHADRIQWWNDGVQLSGLIHRDTSIGTPTGRWATVRYQVIPISQGQSKRTNDRFNRWLLRHQWQTDPLTGRMVNYQVEPISDDIGRLDVTHDLWQDDLRSDVMPPVIRIRLTDSRGMEQIALVIRHHEGL; encoded by the coding sequence ATGAATCAGTCGAACGTTCGACCGCGGCGTCCCACTTTGGCGATGGGCAAGGTGCATCCCGGATTCACCTTGATGGAACTGATCGTGGCTGTGGTGTTATCAGTGATCGCATCGGCGTGCGTTTTGGTTGCCGGCCGCCAGATCATCACCGCTTCCAACGACATCCGCGACGACCTTCGAACATCGATCAATCCGCGGCTGATCGGCGATCAAATGCGGCGTGACTTTATCCACGCTGATCGCATCCAGTGGTGGAATGATGGTGTCCAGCTGTCTGGATTGATCCACCGCGACACGTCTATTGGAACGCCCACCGGCCGCTGGGCCACAGTCCGCTATCAAGTCATCCCCATTTCACAAGGACAAAGCAAGCGTACCAACGATCGCTTCAATCGATGGCTGTTAAGGCATCAATGGCAAACCGATCCGTTGACCGGTCGAATGGTGAACTATCAAGTCGAGCCGATTTCGGACGACATCGGCCGACTGGACGTGACACATGATTTGTGGCAAGACGACCTGCGATCCGATGTTATGCCGCCGGTGATTCGAATTCGCCTGACCGATTCACGGGGAATGGAACAGATCGCATTGGTGATACGACACCACGAGGGTCTTTAG
- a CDS encoding type IV pilus modification PilV family protein: MTFTTTRPRRLLQGFTLIEVVVGITLFSTIVVSVLLAISRFRVAATEVRDRNEAIKIADQLMSQWIDLPAGLPGVVAGPIVGHDTMRYQTRQLDRRPICGVWCDVMRLEIVQFRTNGTYKPLASIEYVRRDNRRTAPRPYQP, encoded by the coding sequence GTGACGTTTACGACAACAAGACCTCGCCGCCTTTTGCAAGGCTTCACGCTGATCGAGGTCGTCGTCGGGATCACATTGTTTTCCACCATCGTTGTGTCCGTGCTGTTGGCCATCAGCCGATTCCGTGTTGCCGCCACCGAGGTCCGAGACCGCAATGAAGCAATCAAGATCGCCGACCAACTCATGTCGCAATGGATCGACTTGCCGGCAGGCTTACCCGGTGTGGTCGCCGGCCCGATAGTGGGACACGACACAATGCGATACCAGACACGCCAATTGGATCGTCGCCCAATCTGTGGCGTCTGGTGCGACGTGATGCGTTTGGAGATTGTCCAATTCCGCACCAACGGAACCTACAAACCATTGGCATCGATCGAATACGTTCGCCGAGACAATCGCCGCACCGCACCGAGGCCGTACCAGCCATGA
- a CDS encoding prepilin-type N-terminal cleavage/methylation domain-containing protein, whose protein sequence is MKILKGRRGFTLIELVVVLILVGLVAGIAIGSTRGLIRKATTERWIESFLLLEQVERHEAAKQNRSGGIALRPKRDLTFIAADRHLAIPSGLQLKRWQVLEAAEMRPSDNRVQYFANGQSRTHLMELRCGDVTEWVLVMGLSGQVRHLRSQSQLEAVLSTLRFGYTSDAVTTE, encoded by the coding sequence ATGAAAATCTTGAAAGGCCGCCGCGGGTTCACCCTGATTGAATTGGTCGTCGTCCTGATCTTGGTAGGCTTGGTCGCCGGGATCGCGATTGGTTCAACTCGCGGGCTGATTCGCAAAGCCACCACCGAGCGATGGATCGAAAGTTTTCTGCTGCTCGAACAGGTTGAACGCCACGAAGCCGCGAAACAGAATCGTTCCGGCGGAATCGCCTTGCGTCCCAAGCGTGACCTGACGTTCATCGCAGCCGACCGACATCTTGCCATTCCGTCGGGCCTGCAGTTGAAGCGTTGGCAAGTTTTGGAAGCAGCGGAAATGCGTCCCAGCGACAACCGCGTGCAGTACTTTGCCAATGGCCAGAGCCGCACGCATCTGATGGAACTTCGGTGCGGTGATGTAACCGAATGGGTGCTGGTGATGGGGTTAAGCGGACAGGTTCGTCACCTGCGATCACAATCCCAATTGGAAGCCGTGCTTTCAACCTTGCGATTTGGCTACACCTCGGATGCGGTGACGACGGAGTGA
- the gspG gene encoding type II secretion system major pseudopilin GspG, whose amino-acid sequence MSSLHHHRLRTKTGFSLVELIVVMVIIGLLSSLVAIQTRSYLIASKQNAAKAEIATIVSALETYYADQGRYPTSEEGIEILSQGTDSFPDGFLKSVPQDPWGRDYEYISPADESPFEILSLGGDGREGGDGADQDISSENLSVS is encoded by the coding sequence ATGTCGTCACTTCACCACCATCGCTTACGCACAAAGACCGGTTTTTCCTTGGTCGAATTGATCGTTGTGATGGTCATCATCGGATTGCTTAGCAGTTTGGTCGCAATCCAAACCCGCAGCTATTTGATTGCCAGCAAGCAGAACGCTGCGAAAGCGGAAATCGCCACCATCGTGAGCGCACTGGAGACGTATTACGCCGACCAGGGACGATATCCGACAAGCGAAGAGGGAATTGAGATTCTGTCGCAGGGAACCGACAGTTTCCCAGACGGTTTCTTGAAATCGGTACCCCAGGATCCATGGGGGCGCGATTACGAATACATCAGCCCGGCCGACGAATCCCCATTTGAAATCCTGTCATTGGGTGGTGACGGACGTGAAGGCGGCGACGGCGCCGACCAAGACATCAGCAGCGAAAACCTTAGCGTGTCTTGA
- a CDS encoding type II secretion system F family protein produces the protein MPVFGYQGTGTDGKRLRGSIHAESARAGRDSLRQQGVTVTAIRPIDESAQRSWLQYVRQHRARTQWAVAAHELSMLLRTGMGIDEAVDTLADQYRGGLRIALRRIHDDVTAGRSLAESMAMQPHVFDAASVRLAEVGENAGNLDAVLDELAQLKQRMAEFGDKVATALMYPMFLLTFGVAAMIFLMTWVLPPLLENLQETLTQIPWPTRIAQSISTFLVNNGLMLLVASGALLVIGVWILSTERGKTWIDRQVLKLPVIGPILIKQNVARIAMVLGMLLRSGIPLRESMQLAARSTRNTSLRRTLAKCVDDLSAGGDVAAALQDQGLFPPLAIRVFAVGQESGELDQMLIRLADDYNQQVQRATSRLTTMLEPTLILFMAVLVGFLLVATMLPILQAGQVT, from the coding sequence ATGCCCGTGTTCGGTTATCAAGGCACGGGGACCGACGGCAAACGACTGCGTGGCAGCATCCACGCGGAATCGGCGCGGGCCGGACGTGATTCACTGCGACAACAAGGCGTCACCGTCACAGCGATCCGGCCAATTGACGAATCCGCCCAGCGGTCCTGGTTGCAGTACGTCCGGCAACATCGTGCTCGTACCCAGTGGGCGGTGGCCGCCCACGAACTTTCCATGCTGTTGCGTACCGGCATGGGCATCGACGAAGCGGTTGACACCTTGGCCGACCAGTATCGTGGTGGCCTTCGGATCGCTCTTCGCCGGATACACGATGACGTGACGGCCGGCCGTTCCTTGGCCGAATCGATGGCCATGCAACCCCATGTCTTTGACGCCGCATCCGTGCGTCTTGCCGAGGTGGGCGAAAATGCCGGGAACTTGGACGCCGTGCTTGACGAACTTGCGCAGCTGAAGCAACGCATGGCCGAATTCGGTGACAAGGTTGCGACCGCTTTGATGTACCCGATGTTTTTGTTGACCTTCGGGGTCGCGGCGATGATTTTCTTGATGACCTGGGTGCTGCCACCACTTCTTGAAAACTTGCAAGAAACGCTGACGCAGATTCCTTGGCCCACTCGAATCGCTCAATCCATCAGCACGTTTTTGGTGAACAATGGCCTTATGCTGTTGGTCGCATCAGGTGCGTTGTTGGTGATCGGCGTTTGGATACTATCGACCGAACGGGGCAAAACCTGGATAGATCGCCAGGTTTTGAAATTGCCGGTGATCGGTCCGATTCTGATCAAACAAAACGTCGCAAGGATCGCTATGGTGTTGGGAATGCTGCTGCGCAGCGGCATTCCGCTGCGTGAAAGCATGCAACTGGCTGCACGATCCACCCGCAACACATCGCTACGCCGAACACTAGCCAAATGCGTCGACGACTTGTCGGCCGGTGGAGACGTTGCCGCAGCCCTTCAAGATCAAGGCTTGTTTCCTCCTTTGGCCATCCGCGTCTTCGCGGTCGGCCAGGAAAGCGGTGAACTGGACCAGATGCTGATCCGTTTAGCGGACGACTATAATCAACAGGTTCAACGCGCCACGTCTCGTCTGACCACTATGCTGGAACCCACCCTCATTTTGTTCATGGCTGTTCTGGTCGGCTTTCTTTTGGTCGCCACGATGCTACCCATCTTGCAGGCTGGCCAGGTCACCTGA
- a CDS encoding GspE/PulE family protein has protein sequence MLLSVLPFDQLSFEDSLDRFDGDPVFLDRIPIQHARRHKIIGVRPTASGSAETSAGLLLAIGDQRSLPQCDIVARRLRTAVQPIRCDADVVAAKIDQAYAQRDRDARHLLHSIDTQRVGEPTIGTSIRPEDLLDSDRRPPVIQLVNQLLFDAVVAGASDLHIQPRDDRLQIRQRIDGVMFDVVEVPKSIQEEVISRIKVLGRMNIAEKRLPQDGRATVTLGDRNVDLRIASLPTSHSERIVIRLLDKSVRRYTLDELGMPPAMLQQWQQLISVDHGLILVTGPTGSGKSTTLYGALQTLNSSETNILTLEDPIEYQLPGISQTQINEKKGMTFASGLRSLLRQDPDVIMVGEIRDQETATMAIQASLTGHLVFSTLHTNDAASAITRMLDLGVQPYLLASSLVGSLAQRLVRTLCPHCKTTAGRTMPGGEPEPVSANGCSQCRQTGYSGRIGIFELLVVDEIIRRHIQDRSGARTIRDSAQAAGMQLLSDDGQHKIAQGLTTAQEVARVTVVNQPNADGNVVT, from the coding sequence GTGCTTCTGTCGGTGTTGCCTTTCGACCAACTGAGCTTCGAAGATTCGCTCGATCGTTTCGACGGCGACCCCGTATTCTTGGATCGCATTCCGATCCAACACGCCCGACGGCACAAGATCATTGGTGTTCGCCCCACAGCGTCGGGTTCGGCAGAAACATCAGCCGGGTTGCTATTGGCGATCGGCGACCAACGATCCTTGCCGCAGTGCGATATCGTGGCTCGGCGTCTGCGAACTGCGGTGCAACCGATTCGTTGTGACGCTGATGTCGTCGCGGCCAAGATCGATCAAGCCTACGCGCAACGCGATCGCGACGCTCGACACTTGCTGCATTCCATCGATACCCAGCGTGTCGGCGAACCGACCATCGGTACCAGCATCCGCCCCGAAGACTTGTTGGACAGCGACCGTCGGCCTCCGGTCATCCAGTTGGTCAACCAATTACTGTTCGATGCCGTCGTCGCGGGTGCTTCGGATCTGCACATCCAGCCTCGGGATGACCGCCTACAAATCCGACAACGCATCGATGGCGTGATGTTTGATGTAGTGGAAGTGCCAAAATCAATTCAGGAAGAAGTGATCAGCCGGATCAAAGTCCTGGGTCGAATGAACATCGCGGAAAAACGACTGCCGCAAGATGGACGCGCAACGGTGACCCTTGGCGATCGCAATGTCGACTTGCGAATCGCGTCACTACCGACCAGCCACAGCGAACGCATCGTCATTCGACTGCTGGACAAAAGCGTGCGTCGTTACACGCTGGATGAACTTGGCATGCCACCGGCCATGCTGCAGCAATGGCAACAACTTATCTCCGTGGATCATGGATTAATCCTGGTGACCGGACCAACGGGAAGCGGCAAAAGCACGACCCTGTATGGTGCGCTTCAAACGCTGAATTCATCGGAAACCAACATTCTGACGCTCGAAGATCCGATCGAGTATCAACTTCCCGGGATCAGCCAAACACAGATTAATGAAAAGAAAGGGATGACGTTCGCCTCGGGGCTGCGAAGTCTGCTGCGTCAGGATCCCGACGTGATCATGGTAGGAGAAATTCGCGACCAGGAAACTGCGACCATGGCTATCCAGGCATCGCTGACCGGCCATTTGGTTTTCAGCACGCTGCACACCAACGATGCAGCCAGCGCAATCACCCGAATGCTGGACCTTGGCGTCCAGCCTTACTTGTTGGCCAGTTCCCTTGTCGGATCTCTGGCACAACGTTTGGTTCGCACATTGTGCCCACATTGTAAAACAACTGCTGGCCGGACGATGCCCGGTGGTGAACCAGAACCGGTCAGCGCAAACGGCTGTTCCCAATGTCGCCAGACCGGATACAGTGGTCGAATCGGCATTTTCGAACTGTTGGTCGTCGATGAAATCATTCGACGACATATCCAAGACCGCAGCGGCGCCCGCACGATCCGCGATTCCGCACAGGCGGCAGGAATGCAACTGCTTAGCGATGACGGACAACACAAAATCGCTCAAGGCTTGACCACGGCCCAGGAAGTTGCCCGCGTGACGGTCGTCAATCAACCGAATGCCGACGGGAATGTGGTGACGTAA